Proteins encoded within one genomic window of Thunnus maccoyii chromosome 22, fThuMac1.1, whole genome shotgun sequence:
- the anapc10 gene encoding anaphase-promoting complex subunit 10 yields MATPSKTPPGADPKQLERTGTVREIGSQAVWSLSSCKPGFGVDQLRDDNLETYWQSDGSQPHLVNIQFRRRTTVKMLCIYADYKSDESYTPSKISVRVGNNFHNLQEIRQLEMVEPSGWIHISLMNQRTNEPISTFMIQIAVLANHQNGRDTHMRQIKVYTPVEESSIGKFPRCTTVDFMMYRTIR; encoded by the exons ATGGCCACTCCGAGCAAGACCCCGCCTGGAGCCGACCCGAAGCAGCTGGAGCGGACCGGGACTGTCCGAGAGATCGGCTCCCAAGCGGTGTGGTCCCTCTCCTCCTGTAAACCCG GTTTCGGTGTAGATCAGCTGAGGGACGACAACCTGGAGACCTACTGGCAGTCAGACGGATCCCAACCGCACCTAGTCAACATACAGTTCAG GAGGAGGACGACGGTGAAGATGTTGTGTATTTACGCCGATTATAAATCTGACGAGAGCTACACGCCCAGTAAGATCTCTGTCAGAGTGGGCAACAACTTCCACAACCTTCAAGAAATCAGG cagtTGGAGATGGTGGAGCCCAGCGGCTGGATCCACATCTCTCTGATGAATcag CGGACGAATGAGCCGATCAGCACCTTCATGATCCAGATCGCGGTTCTGGCCAACCACCAGAACGGCAGAGACACGCACATGCGGCAGATCAAAGTCTACACGCCAGTGGAGGAGAGCTCCATCGGAAAGTTCCCACGATGCACCACGGTCGACTTCATGATGTACCGCACTATCAGGTGA
- the LOC121889601 gene encoding F-box/WD repeat-containing protein 7-like isoform X3: MKRKLDHGPDGRPFPSGKKHCKGNGYLSPSSLVQATPTTFGDLRLANGHSSQRRRVTSGPPPSGLQDWLHVFQTWSGPERLLALDELIDRCETSQVKHMMQVIEPQFQRDFISLLPKELALYVLTFLAPGDLLQAAQTCRYWRILAEDNLLWREKCREEGISECSSSRRSKCVRPGAAVSPWKSAYIRQHRIENNWRKGDTREPMVLKGHDDHVITCLQFSGDLIVSGSDDNTLKVWSAITGKCLRTLTGHTGGVWCSQMAVATVISGSTDRTLRVWDAESGECVHTLYGHTSTVRCMHLHGNRVVSGSRDTTLRVWDVSTGRCEHVLMGHVAAVRCVQYDGRRVVSGGYDYMVKVWDPETEACLHTLQGHTNRVYSLQFDGVFVVSGSLDTSIRVWDAETGGCVHTLTGHQSLTSGMELRDNVLVSGNADSTVRVWDVRTGQCLHTLQGPNKHQSAVTCLQFCRGLVLSSSDDGTVKLWDLRTGAWLRDVVALQSRGSGGVVWRIRASDTRLVCAAGSRNGTEETKLLVLDFDLDDRKKETD; the protein is encoded by the exons ATGAAGAGGAAGTTGGATCACGGTCCAGACGGCCGGCCGTTCCCTTCGGGGAAGAAACACTGCAAAGGCAACGGATACCTCAG tcCTTCCAGTCTGGTTCAGGCCACGCCCACCACGTTCGGCGACCTGCGGCTGGCCAATGGGCATTCGTCTCAGCGGCGGCGCGTCACCTCCGGCCCGCCTCCTTCTGGTCTGCAGGACTGGCTTCACGTCTTCCAG ACGTGGAGCGGTCCCGAGAGGCTATTGGCTCTGGATGAGTTGATTGACAGGTGTGAAACCAGTCAGGTGAAGCACATGATGCAGGTCATCGAGCCCCAGTTCCAGAGAGACTTCATATCCTTGCTGCCCAAAgag ctggCTCTGTACGTGTTGACCTTCCTGGCTCCCGGCGACCTGCTTCAGGCCGCTCAGACCTGCAGGTACTGGAGGATCCTGGCTGAGGACAACCTGCTGTGGAGGGAGAAGTGCCGCGAGGAAG GTATATCAGAGTGTTCGTCATCTCGTCGCAGCAAGTGTGTGCGGCCAGGCGCGGCGGTCAGTCCGTGGAAGTCGGCCTACATTAGACAACACCGCATAGAAAACAACTGGAGGAAGGGGGACACCCGGGAGCCCATg GTGTTGAAAGGTCACGACGATCATGTGATCACGTGTCTCCAGTTCAGTGGCGACCTGATCGTCAGCGGCTCCGACGACAACACGCTCAAAGTCTGGTCAGCCATCACCGGCAAG tgtcTGCGGACGTTGACGGGTCACACCGGCGGGGTGTGGTGCAGTCAGATGGCGGTCGCCACGGTGATCAGCGGCTCCACCGACCGGACGCTTCGGGTGTGGGACGCCGAGAGCGGAGAGTGTGTCCACACGCTGTACGGACACACGTCCACCGTGCGCTGCATGCATCTCCACGGCAACCG GGTGGTGTCGGGCTCCCGGGACACCACGCTGCGTGTGTGGGACGTGTCGACGGGCCGCTGCGAGCACGTGCTGATGGGCCACGTGGCGGCGGTGCGCTGCGTTCAGTACGACGGCCGGCGCGTGGTGTCGGGCGGCTACGACTACATGGTGAAGGTGTGGGACCCCGAGACGGAGGCGTGTCTGCACACCTTGCAGGGACACACCAACCGAGTGTACTcgctgcag tttGATGGCGTGTTTGTGGTGAGCGGCTCGCTGGACACTTCAATCAGAGTCTGGGACGCAGAAACAG GTGGGTGTGTCCACACGCTGACCGGCCACCAGTCGCTGACCAGCGGCATGGAGCTGCGCGACAACGTCCTGGTGTCCGGGAACGCCGACTCCACGGTCCGAGTGTGGGACGTGAGGACGGGACAGTGTCTGCACACGCTGCAAG GTCCCAACAAGCACCAGTCGGCGGTGACGTGTCTGCAGTTCTGCAGAGGTCTGGTTCTGTCCAGCTCTGACGACGGGACGGTCAAACTGTGGGACCTGCGGACCGGAGCCTGGCTGCGGGACGTGGTGGCGCTGCAGAGCCGAGGATCAG GCGGTGTGGTTTGGCGGATCAGGGCGTCAGACACTCGGCTTGTGTGCGCCGCCGGCAGCAGGAACGGCACGGAGGAAACCAAACTGCTGGTGCTGGACTTCGACCTGGACGACAGGAAGAAAGAGACGGactga
- the LOC121889601 gene encoding F-box/WD repeat-containing protein 7-like isoform X2: MGFYGTLKLIFYKMKRKLDHGPDGRPFPSGKKHCKGNGYLSPSSLVQATPTTFGDLRLANGHSSQRRRVTSGPPPSGLQDWLHVFQTWSGPERLLALDELIDRCETSQVKHMMQVIEPQFQRDFISLLPKELALYVLTFLAPGDLLQAAQTCRYWRILAEDNLLWREKCREEGISECSSSRRSKCVRPGAAVSPWKSAYIRQHRIENNWRKGDTREPMVLKGHDDHVITCLQFSGDLIVSGSDDNTLKVWSAITGKCLRTLTGHTGGVWCSQMAVATVISGSTDRTLRVWDAESGECVHTLYGHTSTVRCMHLHGNRVVSGSRDTTLRVWDVSTGRCEHVLMGHVAAVRCVQYDGRRVVSGGYDYMVKVWDPETEACLHTLQGHTNRVYSLQFDGVFVVSGSLDTSIRVWDAETGGCVHTLTGHQSLTSGMELRDNVLVSGNADSTVRVWDVRTGQCLHTLQGPNKHQSAVTCLQFCRGLVLSSSDDGTVKLWDLRTGAWLRDVVALQSRGSGGVVWRIRASDTRLVCAAGSRNGTEETKLLVLDFDLDDRKKETD; encoded by the exons ATGAAGAGGAAGTTGGATCACGGTCCAGACGGCCGGCCGTTCCCTTCGGGGAAGAAACACTGCAAAGGCAACGGATACCTCAG tcCTTCCAGTCTGGTTCAGGCCACGCCCACCACGTTCGGCGACCTGCGGCTGGCCAATGGGCATTCGTCTCAGCGGCGGCGCGTCACCTCCGGCCCGCCTCCTTCTGGTCTGCAGGACTGGCTTCACGTCTTCCAG ACGTGGAGCGGTCCCGAGAGGCTATTGGCTCTGGATGAGTTGATTGACAGGTGTGAAACCAGTCAGGTGAAGCACATGATGCAGGTCATCGAGCCCCAGTTCCAGAGAGACTTCATATCCTTGCTGCCCAAAgag ctggCTCTGTACGTGTTGACCTTCCTGGCTCCCGGCGACCTGCTTCAGGCCGCTCAGACCTGCAGGTACTGGAGGATCCTGGCTGAGGACAACCTGCTGTGGAGGGAGAAGTGCCGCGAGGAAG GTATATCAGAGTGTTCGTCATCTCGTCGCAGCAAGTGTGTGCGGCCAGGCGCGGCGGTCAGTCCGTGGAAGTCGGCCTACATTAGACAACACCGCATAGAAAACAACTGGAGGAAGGGGGACACCCGGGAGCCCATg GTGTTGAAAGGTCACGACGATCATGTGATCACGTGTCTCCAGTTCAGTGGCGACCTGATCGTCAGCGGCTCCGACGACAACACGCTCAAAGTCTGGTCAGCCATCACCGGCAAG tgtcTGCGGACGTTGACGGGTCACACCGGCGGGGTGTGGTGCAGTCAGATGGCGGTCGCCACGGTGATCAGCGGCTCCACCGACCGGACGCTTCGGGTGTGGGACGCCGAGAGCGGAGAGTGTGTCCACACGCTGTACGGACACACGTCCACCGTGCGCTGCATGCATCTCCACGGCAACCG GGTGGTGTCGGGCTCCCGGGACACCACGCTGCGTGTGTGGGACGTGTCGACGGGCCGCTGCGAGCACGTGCTGATGGGCCACGTGGCGGCGGTGCGCTGCGTTCAGTACGACGGCCGGCGCGTGGTGTCGGGCGGCTACGACTACATGGTGAAGGTGTGGGACCCCGAGACGGAGGCGTGTCTGCACACCTTGCAGGGACACACCAACCGAGTGTACTcgctgcag tttGATGGCGTGTTTGTGGTGAGCGGCTCGCTGGACACTTCAATCAGAGTCTGGGACGCAGAAACAG GTGGGTGTGTCCACACGCTGACCGGCCACCAGTCGCTGACCAGCGGCATGGAGCTGCGCGACAACGTCCTGGTGTCCGGGAACGCCGACTCCACGGTCCGAGTGTGGGACGTGAGGACGGGACAGTGTCTGCACACGCTGCAAG GTCCCAACAAGCACCAGTCGGCGGTGACGTGTCTGCAGTTCTGCAGAGGTCTGGTTCTGTCCAGCTCTGACGACGGGACGGTCAAACTGTGGGACCTGCGGACCGGAGCCTGGCTGCGGGACGTGGTGGCGCTGCAGAGCCGAGGATCAG GCGGTGTGGTTTGGCGGATCAGGGCGTCAGACACTCGGCTTGTGTGCGCCGCCGGCAGCAGGAACGGCACGGAGGAAACCAAACTGCTGGTGCTGGACTTCGACCTGGACGACAGGAAGAAAGAGACGGactga